In Zingiber officinale cultivar Zhangliang chromosome 3A, Zo_v1.1, whole genome shotgun sequence, the DNA window ttaggactttctcctggcttcactcacgggactttccaaccgcctaacatcccgagttaggactttctcctggcttcactcacgggactttcacgtgcaagtctccatacttggacttttccgtgccaagtctccatacttggatttttcgcgtgccaagctccctgcttggacttttccagtgccaagtctccatacttggacttttcccgtgccaagtctccatacttggacttttcgcgtgccaagctccctgcttggacttttccaatgccaagtctccatacttggacttttccagtgccaagctccctgcttggacttttcaggtcaaccagatcaaccttgacctatggttgcaccaacaatctcccaagtttgtattcttgtcaacacatcagaatacaacttttctactctcgtcaaacattgtcaaacatcaaaatacaactcgagtcaggtcaccttttaccaactcgagtcaggtcaaccaagtcaaccttgacctaaggttgcaccaacagtaaaaTCCTACCCATACCCTACCCGATACccgatatatttatttatttatttatttatttataagccttatttttttattggaaaataaaaaactttagcTTTTCCGTCTTAGAAAAAAACATAGTTTGTCTCTTTATCCTGTTATCAACACGCATCTATCTTATTTTCCACGGAAAATGTTCACCCGATCGAAGGAGGGCGAAATGAGGAAGAGATGACAAgtacattgaaatattttttttaaatgagaatgGTAGGGAATAATAGGATGATGGATAGGATATGGGTACCCGAAACCCCGACGGGTATGGGGATGTgtatgaaagttaaatacccgATGTGTATGGGGATGGGTATGGATATAGATATAATAAATGGGGATGGATACGGAGGATATGAAATCCTACCCAAATcctacccattgtcatccctagacgtaagaggatcgccgaagagatcttcttctccggaaacctagcgataaAATTTAGcgtaggatgtaagtaacccctcacctgcagtataagtagttaatcgtgcatttttatgcttttagttcagttttatacATGATTATTCAGTTAAGAAgatttagagcacaccaagtgttcgataaaatgcctagtacagttatatgttacagtaggcattttaatagctcagttaaatgtcatagaagtATTTTAAATAACATACTTAGGTGGTGTTTGGTAATGCAGCTTATCGCTTAAATTAATATAATAAGgacttttttaaaaaagttcATTTGATAACCTATTTTAAAACAGCTTATTAGCTAAAAAACTTAACACGCTCAGACCAAAAAAATAAGCTAAAATATTTAGcttatttttttctatcttaaaacggtaagttaaaattaaacttataaaGACTTATATACCCTtgtataattaataaaattacattcatatatatatatattagaatttAGGTTTTTCTTCACCATTTAGCCGCCGCTTcttcaactctctctctctctcagctTTACCTAGCTATTTCGTCGCTTCTTCTTCAACTCTCTCTCTCAGCTTTACCTAGCTGTTCATCTTCTCATATCTTCATCTCAGgtatcttctttcttttcttgtttcttaTGATTTCTTATTTCATATTTCATTTCTTGTTTGATTAGTTTAATGTATTTTCAACCTAGTATATAAAAAGTTTTTAACCCCTAATATTATGCATATTATCACGATTTAATATTATTTAGGAAGTTTTCAACCCAAATACATAATATAACCACGATTTAGGAAGTTTTCAAACCTAATCcatatttatatattattgaATAAGAAGTTTTCAAACCCTAATATtatgcataatataaaagcaagtaGGAAGTTTTCAAAATATAGAAACTTTTTTGAACCCTAGTTTATAGGTAGTATAAGtacgattatatatatatatatatatatatatatatatataatcataataatcataataataaacatatatataaacTTACCGATTTTATTTACTTACGTTGTCAAATGTTATTATGTTTTAGGCAAGTAATACAAATAAAATGGTTGATAAAAGAGCTAATTGGAAAGATCCAGAAATTCTGAAAACATTTTTAGATGCGTGTATTGAAGAAAGCACTAGTGGAAATAGAAGTGGAAGTAGTTTTAAGAAACGTTCATGGGATCTAATTGGTAATCTTATGAAAGAAAAAAAGGGACTTGATCTTACTCAAAAACAGTTGAAAAATCAACTGGATTACCTGAAAAGAAAATACAACATCTGGGAAAGAATAGTTAATAAAACTGGGAATGGATACGATCCCATTAGCAATACTGTTAGCTGGACTTCTGAAGAGTGGGATGACTATACTAAggtaagttaaaagatttttaattaatttaatagtgttatatatatatatatatatatatatatatatatatatatatatatatatatatatatattatattcactcacttttgtatattttttatagATCTATCCAGACGCAAAACAATTTCGATATGCCGGCCTACAATTTGCAGATGAAATGAAGTCACTATTTGATGGTATTACAGCTACGGGGAAAGATGCATGGGGTCCCTCAATGGAAGAAATGCCACCAACTATTCCAAATAGTAACATTACTATTGATGTTGATGCTGAGGTTGAGGTCGATGTTGATTTGGAAAGAGAGATATCTCATAGTCCTAGCATAGAACATTCAAAGTCTAAACGCCGAAAGTCAAACAAATCTGAATATATTGACGAACAGATTTTAGAAACTCTTAAGAATTTAAATGATTCAGATGAGGCAAGCGTAGAAGAATGTTCCAAAGTTCTTGATGATATGTTGGATGAGAGCGATCCTTTATATTTTGTTGCTGGGACAATATTTTGTGAAAGTAAGACATATAGAGAATTTTGGATGCATCTTAGGAAGAAAAGTGATGAAGCTAAAAAACAATGGCTTATAATGGTAGGAAAGAAGATGGGCTTGATATAGAATTATGGTAGGAAAGGACTTGACtttattatgattatgttatgaatgttattttgtttaaacttttaattttgaaaCATCATTTTGTTTGGTTCGTAATTGGTTtttatatatttgtgatttaAGTATATTGTGTTATACCctttataattcttttaaaatttggttttacAGGCTATTTTGTGATTTAAAGTTATTTAATATGTTAACTGGTAATAAAGGGAAAAAGGTCATCACTATCCTTCGTCTAATTTTACTTATGAGAAGAAGACGAAGGGGTCAAAGGCCTGATGCTATTTCTTTACTTGATGGAGCTAGTTATGTTAaagaaattattgaaggaaatCCAGCTCATTGCCAAGAAATGTTGAGGATGAAGAAAGAAGCATTTATAAAgatttactctatttttagagaaaaTGAATGGTTAAAAGATAGTCGTTATATATCGGTGGAAGAGAAGATGTCTATGTTTTTAATTACTTTAAGCCATAATTTGCGAGTACGATTTGTCAAACGAAGATTTTGCCATTCAACGCAAACAATCAACTTCTACTTTCATGAAGTTCTAAAAGCTATGCTGAAATTCTCTAAGGAAATTATTGTTCCTACTCAAGGTAATCAAATATCTCATGATACAAGGCATAAACGTCTTCGAGAAGTGTTTAAGgtaaatatttaatattcaatTAAACATATTGTAACTATTTCTTTCTCATTTcatgatataaataatttattataacaTTTATTTAGGGTGCTATAGGTGCCTTAGATGGAACTCTAGTACATGCCATTGTTCCAATAAATGAACAAGTTCGATATAGaggaaggggaaaaggaaaatgtTATCAGAATGTACTGGCTATATGCAATTTTGATATGTTATTTATATTCATTTGGGCGGGATGGAAAGGAGTGGCACATGATTCTAAAGTCTTAACCGAAACAATGCGTAATCCAAGGTCAAACTTTCCCTTTCCGAGTCCAGGtacattattattgttgttgttattattattaattattttaaacttctaTGTTtacaatttatttgaaattgtagATGAATATTATTTATGTGATGCTGCATATTGTCATATTCGAGGATTTATGTCGCCCCATCGAAATGTACGTTATTGGCTTGGAGATTTCCAACGAGGTGGTAGAGCTCGAACTAAAGAGGAATTATTCGATCATGCACATGCAAAATTAAGAAATGTTATCGAGCGTACATTTGGCGTATTGAAAGCTCGCTTTCCTATATTGGATAAGATGGCTCCATATCACTTTCGAACTCAAAGGGATATTGTTATTGCTTGTGCAGCAATACATAATTTTATTAGAACAAATTGCACAACAGACTCGTTTTTTGAACAATTTGAAGATGAAATTACGACTGCAGATAATCAACAACGATGGACATCAATGATGGAGTCCTCGAGACAAGCTGATCAAGCATATATGATTAATTTGCGTGAAGAAATAGGAAATCAATTATTTAATATGcgattttaaatattattatgttTTGTGAACACTATCTAAATATTATTATGCTTTGTGAACATTTCTGAATTCAATAACACTATGGGTTGCGAACAATTTATTTATAAGCACGATTTATCAATATAAGCACGATTTATGAAGTTTTCAAACCTGTATAAGCAGGTAGGAAGTTTTCAAACCAAATCAATAATACATATATATAATGTTACGGATATATAGAAACTTTTTGACCCTAGTTTATAGTTTATAGGTAGTATAAAcgcgattatatatatatatatatatatatatatatatatatatatatatatatatatatatattacatctacatttataataataataataataataaaatatataaacttaCCGATTTTatgtaatatttaatttatacgATTATATTTATGCTATATTagtatataattaaataaattaaatttattatagaGATAGTAATATATAAGGGTATAAtagtcttttaaacatttttaagatattaatttaagttatttatcAAATAGGTTTCAAATTAGTTACTTCAATTTCAGAGCCTCTTAATTGAtttatttaactttttattttcagGTCTATAAGTGTTCCACCACTTAAAATTTAGTATTCAGATTTCAGACATAAGTTTTCAGATTTACCAAACACCaccttagtcttgcttcagtttatatgggactacggtccaatgggtgggctcccatagtcgcctctaggttcagataacctagctctaggttcagataacctagtaaaagcaagataagataaatcagtttataaacagtattttacttttatcagtggcactgtactggactttcagttgtccttgggttgggctcccatagtcgttcctaagtttagataacctagtaaccctactagattcgggacttgctacctcgggcctagttagagatgcgcatagcaagtacagttgtcgggcccaccagcagcatgattattatgtttatctattcatataaatagttttcaaacttcacaaaacagataagtgaattcagcttagcttcagttcagtCTTCTTATTGATATAGCAAATagctttatgtttagttcttgattgccatgatttacatgttCATACGCCAtgtttttagcattttcagtatgatcatcagcatgtatttcgttaacatcttttaaaagcatgatttcatcgaatgcatgttttgtgaggtagatggtttcttactaagctctcaagcttatagtttcattttccttatactgcagataaaggtaaagggaagatggattagcggaggctggagggcaacgcgataaagatgtgtgtgagaaggaacttggaataaagattcttGGAGACTAGCAAGCTTAAGAGACTTAGTATTTCTTATAGTGTTACTTTTCCGCACTTTTAGATGTTAAGTGTCTTGAACTATGAAAGTATGCAttaagttatgcttagattattAGGTGTCCTGATATTAgctagctaaccatgagtaatgataTGCTTAGTAGTAGTATTATGCTGTTAGTTGATTTCCGAAAGTCCTGTACGAGTTCGGGtgggatttctgcagaaatcaaaaaccccaatcgatcagccgatcgattgaggagttctcaatcgatcagccgatcgattggaagaaatccccgcgtacagaacgctatggaatcgatcagccgatcgattgaggagccctcaatcgatcagccaattgattgggaagtgaccggtcgtgtacagaaagctgatgaatcaatcgatcggccatggatcgatcagccgatcgatcggccatggatcgatcagccgatcgatcagccatggatcgatcagccgatcgatcagccatggatcgatcagccgatcgatcgggaattttatttccgcgaacagagagcttctgaatcgatctctggatcgattggccagactcgatcaatcagccgatcgatccagacgggacttCCGTGCACATAGCAAGTTGGATCgaccagtggatcgatcaaaccactccaatcgatcagccgatcgattggaaagtctgattttaactggaaagtctgatttcacccttttgatcaaatagaaagtttaaGCGCccttccttagcatatgtacaacttcagaagtgtattctgaatataaattttcagattttatagcaaatagcatagaattttaattagttcagcttttccgcaccGTATGGTATAGTTTGGCACGATgattgtaacccccggccttacagcctagtcagtaaaaggtgggtcgttacattgccttatgggctcgtggttccttcgagtttgctactgcaccacttattattacaatacattgtaataattttgggcaaaccaagaatcacatctaagtccatcatgaagtctctgaaccatacaacttctatggctgcctcagaggctgccacatactcatctttcatggtggagtccgaaaaacatctatgcttatcaTTCCTTCATTGTAATGGCTTTACttctaaagtaaatacaaaaccccgaggttaacttactattttccctatctgattgtaagtcaaaatctgtgtaacccacagggagcaaatcatctgcttgttaaaccaacatataatctctaatctttctcaggtacttcaatatatgttttacagtagtccaatgtcctttgatatctgctaaccatgcatacggcaaaacagatatccggtctcgtgcataacatatcatacattaggcttcctacagccgaagcataagaaactaccttcatgtcctctatctcctttgatgtcttcggagacatctctttagataaagctatttcacgcctaaaaggtagaaaacctttcttggagtcttgcatgctaaaacgagctaggattgtattgatatatgaagcttgggacaagcacaacatccttttcttgcgatcccttattaccttgatcccaagaatatgtgtgcattctcctaagtctttcatatcgaattacttggacaaccatacccttacttccgacaacactttgatattattttcaactaacaaaatgtcatctacgtatagtacaagaaataccaccacgttttcatcatacttcttgtatacacaagactcatccggacactgaataaatccatacgactggattaattcattaaaccggatgttccaagaccttgaagcttgcttcagtccataaataaactgattgagcttacatattagATGTTCTttaccctttgcaataaacccctctggttgtttcaaatggatgttttcttcaagacttccgttaaggaaagctgtcttgatatccatttgtcaaacatcataatccatatgagcagcaatagataagagtatctggatagacttaagcatagctactggtgaaaaaatttcctcataatcaattccctctttctgagtataccctttcgcaacaagccttgctttgaagatttccaccttcctgtctgtccctcctttccttttatagatccatttacatccaatagtttttacactatttgatggttctactagctcccagattttattggaatacatagattctatctcaaaattcatcgctcttttccaagatactacatcttaatcttggagtgcttcgtcatatgtccggggatcaggttcatgtttactagggatcaagtccgaagactctcccaaaaacatgaatcttttaggttgcctcacaaccctcctactacaacgagacactgtctgtggttgtgtatcatttgtgatacgtgttgcagtttcttgtgatatttcatcttgtactgttggtattagaCTAGACGTATCATCTCTAATtttttctagaacaatttcactcatgggcttgtggttcattacattaTCTTCTTccaaaaatcgagcattggtgctaacaatgatcttctgacttttaggattataaaataaatcacctttcgttcccctaagatatcccacaaacagacaaacttctgtacgtgattctaacttatcagtatctcccttcagcacatgtattgGACTACCCTATATTcgaatatgattcagactaggcttacgcccattctacaattccatgggagtagagggtactgatttagaaggtaccatattcagaatgtacactgatgtttccagagtatatccccaaaatgaatttggtaattctgaataactcatcatcgatctaactatttccataagagtcctattccttcgttctgccacaccattcttttggggtgtaccaggtgcagacaatttggattgaatcccaacctctgataagtaattcctaaactctccaaagaggtattcgccaccacgatcagaccgtagtgtcttgatacttttaccataacgtttctccacatcagccttatactttttgaacttatcaaagtattcagacttacggcgcatcaagtaaatgtatccatagtcgtctataaaagagacaaaatattcaaaaccacctcttacatggatagacataggaccacacaaatcagaatgaaccagttctaacacatctttggctctataccctttggccttaaaaggtcttttggtcattttaccttccaagtaggattcgcaagttggaaagttttccaacactaatgaacccaagagtccatcggctattagcctttgaatcctacttaagttaatatgaccaagccttagatgctaaagatatgtttggttcatttctgaaggttcctttctcttattagaattagaagatgtgctattaatttccatttgttacatcgtaggagttattggatttagagtatacaaattaccaacgaacgtaccagaacagataacttccctatttattttgataacacctttgctatcataaatagatagaatattcatccttgtattgtttagaaattgaaatcaagttctttctaaaacttggtacataaagacaatttcttaaaaccaatattttattcctataaacatctcccactgcaacagttgctacttctgtagcattgcccatgtaaacagtgatttctccttcatgtagttgtcgggtttcctggaacctttgcaatgatttgcagacatgatcagtggttattATATCTACACGCTAGGTACCggcagataacaccactaaatatgttccaacaactagagaataagatatatctctattgttctcttcctacgaggacagtccgcctacaaatatccagactgcttgcaaatgaagcacttgcctttcggcttcttcattcctgcttttagtccagtacctagagatcatacagtcttgcctgtcagcccgattctagtgtctgaagagttctttgagattgtacatcatgtcatggccagtaggcatgttctgatgctgatgttgcagcacatttgatataaaagtcaaatgtaactccgcgccatctcatctgtcttgacccatttcctatgatactcaatctcctcttcactagaatcgctattaggcacattagggcagacctctaatagtacaaaaTTATagcttcagcagttaggacaatgtctaagtttcttttccaatctatgtaattggaactagtaaatttgttttctttcagtataataggcagtgagttgaaagtcatcctaagaatcacaaaataaacttttggtcaagactcaaaatttagaataatattaattcctcaaacaatactatttaaatttactaacacctcaaacactgtgaattttgcatgccacgatagtgtggacgtatacaaaatcaaacatttgtaagaggaggttttacccattaattttattcttgtcaacctaactttatgacaaataaaattaatagttgatttttcattcggtcgcacaaataatagcagtgactccgatggggaagatactattaaatgtgcctaagtatatatcattacttgatacttagtccattaaatagaattgtgccccttcagatggagaagatcacacgctcctaaataatttcctataatcatccctaaagaaagtttgatctagtgatctgcaaacaaactcatccgatggggagggaggcactcagagccaacacgcaagtttgttgcatcacttacaaactagtaatggagaccgtgaaatttatttactaatctctctcccacttagttatttaaagtgaggaattttaaactatgcaagcacacatcacatgcatacacacatcagagtaaataaaaccaataaatatggaaattaattttccaactattatgactttttctatcactgccctccgtgtgctgccaaccctagctgctgccatctttagccaccacaatcGGGTCCAGTCGCAACATCCATCTTGCTTCATTtcccgctgcgtctctggtcctcaaaaagtaccacgtctcgcaaggatacgatccgcaacaaaaatataattttacatttatcgatcctatattccacaaaggaatgtataaGTAATCTAGatagaaacaaaaatgtaaaatcttaaaattaatacagctcctgctgtatttaatacatataatcatgcacacacaaaaatgcccttgacatgtccaagggtccaatcacacacaatatctataagtcataatagttggaacttgcaaccacaaagttagcacatcctactattatcctacctaatttatgtatgacatgtgcataattaaactgaaaactaaatacacagaggcaaaccctagctctgataccaattgttggttgatactcggaatatcgtaccgattcccctatacaaaaattttgtacaagtcctgaaccaatcccaacaacctattgtgttctttagaaattaaattaggaatcgcaaacggaacttaacattattgattccaaatttaacttatctgttcctagaggtttagacttggatcgcaaacgatacttaacattattgatccaaatccacccatgttataaattcaattaaatattaattccagagattggcttccaggttaaacatggcgaggcactaggcctttttatATGGGAGTATCCAtcatttcctagacaaagtcttttaatgaaatttaatatttaattttcttatagtaaccctaggtttaaccaaaaggaacaatcaaatcacaagatctaaaaaaaaaataaaagaacacaaactcgaatcacacattcgaaacctagaatcatatgtctcttgtgtttgttatttcacaaactatacaaagaaaactagtataatgcggaatagaattactagttatacctttctttgtaagcaacaatatcttgatcttctattgtattcctcttcttatctcggacgtcgtgtgggtgacgatctaccgagatgagaatcacccaagcttccttcttctccaagcaagtttcgaccaccacaagaactccaaaagaagatgaggttcgaccactaccaccgagctccaagggatgctagaaacaaagtctcctatctctccttcttcctctaacaaaatccggccaccaaccaaaacccttgagatgaagatgtcgccggccaaggaagaagaataggagatggagaagaagagaggggccgcccaccaaccaaggaagagaggaaccaaagaagatatcttattatgaggtgaggcacctctaccctctcttttatattcctcggtcttggtaaataaggaaagttttattaaaacttccttattctctttgccaatgaaaggaaagtttaatcaaatttccctttcaaactatatatgaccggtcaccttaatccctccaaataaggaaagttttaaacacaaaattaaaaattcctaatttgtttccggaaatttttaaataaaaatttctcttttggaaattcctttcatggttggttataaaaggaaacttttataaattaaaatctctctattaaaacatgtggatgatttacaaaaaagaaaagttttctctaaaattaaaatcttcctttcaatatacaaataaggaaagatatcaaatcttttcttaatcttttgtaaaaattataaaaggaaagatttaattttaaaactctcttttaaatcatgaagatggttacaaaaaaggaaagttttatcaaaaattaaaatattccttttaactacaaataaggaaaaatatcaaatctttcacttaatcttttgtagaaagtcataaaaagaaagatttaaattttaaactctcttttaaaaccatagttTACacataaaaaagatttttaaaataaaatcctttttaatttaatgtggtcggccacaccaagcttgggttcaagctagggtcgaccacctatTTAAACCATCTCACCTTAGTTTAACCGGccctaacttgggctccaagctaggtttggccgaccaccttaaggtgggtaagaaggtgggtataagtgagtataagactttataaataagaggctatgatagggaccgagaggagaaattgtttttggtctcccgatgaaattaagcttcccgtgttcaccccgaacacctaacttaatttcatcaatagtaattcataccactaaagaattattattgaactaccgcaccaatcccaaattacattttgggctccttcttatcatgagtgtattagtctccctgtgtttaagatatagaatgtccactaattaaatgaattactgacaactcacttaattaatatctagctccaagagtagtaccactcaaccttatcgtcatgtcggactaagtccacttgcagggtttacatgacaatccttatgagctcctcttgggggcatgatcaacctagattcctaggacacagtttccttctataatcaacaacacacactataaataacatcatttctcaactt includes these proteins:
- the LOC122050758 gene encoding uncharacterized protein LOC122050758, producing the protein MAALSASIDWESALQEQLDVAQATLKSGQVELSAAKASNTNKMVDKRANWKDPEILKTFLDACIEESTSGNRSGSSFKKRSWDLIGNLMKEKKGLDLTQKQLKNQLDYLKRKYNIWERIVNKTGNGYDPISNTVSWTSEEWDDYTKIYPDAKQFRYAGLQFADEMKSLFDGITATGKDAWGPSMEEMPPTIPNSNITIDVDAEVEVDVDLEREISHSPSIEHSKSKRRKSNKSEYIDEQILETLKNLNDSDEASVEECSKVLDDMLDESDPLYFVAGTIFCESKTYREFWMHLRKKSDEAKKQWLIMVGKKMGLI